A stretch of Plasmodium vinckei vinckei genome assembly, chromosome: PVVCY_05 DNA encodes these proteins:
- a CDS encoding dynamin-like protein, putative codes for MDKLVPIVNKLQNVLSSFISSETLSLPHIAVIGAQSVGKTSLLESLVGLSFMPKGEGIATRTPIIIQLTNSKTEECYCTLTYYDCESNRVEKHIDDFSILNNMLIEVTDEITGGNKCIKETPIIIEIHKNDVLDLTLIDLPGLTKVPVGNQPHNVEEQIGCLVNKYIKNPNCIILAVSSANIDLANSDSLKMARNVDPKHERTIGVITKCDVVEKSEIWKKMISGTLYPLKKGFVAVVCRSQKDIDDNVSIDESLRKEEEYFNQYIDFSNQNECIMECGIKNLAKKLNNILIEHIKNTVPYLKPKIDALKSIEEEKLLELGEPMDNMNRSEYLAVLVNYITKFSQQYQDIIDGKVFYKDRVDELKGGARIHYIFNDWYIKALNDFSPLELLSDEEIRIAIRNSSGPRGALFVPESAFETLIKKLINCLKEPSLRCADQVYEELIKIVDNCKINDMERFTNLKSAINEQVKILLKDCLQPTKEMIKNLMLIELSYINTSHPDFLNEHFMKNVYDKDNEYVEDLEPVVKMHSNNNKMPHHKRDYHENYMSSNGVHNNGYIQSHHQMHDGMHGTVNDKMNNNTGTNMSNTNHATINHDGTYKEDNKIWKNKEDYKSHKNKNGTKIANLNNRENVFVLPVIPEKIIPECSSSSKEIIEIDLIKSLINNYFNIVRKHIADAVPKAIMHFMVNTSRKTMQKVLISNLHNSELLNLFNECSSIKVKRNNCKKNLEALNQAIKMLAEIRNQDI; via the coding sequence atggataaatTAGTGCCTattgttaataaattacaaaatGTACTTTCGTCATTTATCAGTAGTGAAACATTAAGCCTTCCACATATAGCAGTAATAGGAGCACAGTCTGTTGGCAAAACATCTTTGTTAGAATCACTTGTTGGTTTAAGTTTTATGCCAAAGGGGGAAGGTATAGCTACAAGAACaccaataataatacaactAACTAATTCCAAAACAGAAGAATGTTATTGTACATTGACATATTATGATTGTGAAAGTAATAGAGTAGAAAAACATATAGAtgatttttctattttaaataatatgttaaTAGAAGTAACCGATGAAATAACAGGAGGAAATAAATGCATAAAAGAGACTCCTATAATTATAgaaattcataaaaatgatgTATTAGATTTAACATTAATTGATTTACCTGGTTTAACAAAAGTACCAGTTGGAAATCAACCACATAATGTAGAAGAGCAAATTGGATGCTtagttaataaatatattaaaaaccctaattgtataattttagCTGTTTCTTCAGCTAATATTGATTTAGCTAATTCTGATAGTTTAAAAATGGCTAGAAATGTAGATCCAAAACACGAAAGGACTATAGGTGTAATAACAAAGTGTGATGTTGTGGAAAAATCCgaaatatggaaaaaaatgattagTGGGACTTTATAtccattaaaaaaaggttTTGTAGCTGTAGTTTGTAGAAGTCAAAAAGATATTGATGATAATGTTAGCATTGATGAATCATTGAGAAAAGAAgaagaatattttaatcaATACATCGATTTTTCGAACCAAAATGAATGTATTATGGAGTGTgggataaaaaatttagcaaaaaaattaaataatatacttattgaacatataaaaaatactgTACCATATTTAAAACCCAAAATAGACGCATTAAAAAGTattgaagaagaaaaattattagagCTAGGTGAACCAATGGATAATATGAACCGCTCAGAATATTTAGCAGTTCttgttaattatattacaaaattttcTCAACAATATCAAGATATAATAGATGGAAAAGTATTTTATAAAGATCGTGTAGATGAATTAAAAGGGGGTGCAAgaattcattatatatttaatgacTGGTATATTAAAGCATTAAATGATTTTTCCCCATTGGAATTATTAAGTGATGAAGAAATACGAATAGCTATTAGAAATTCAAGTGGGCCAAGAGGTGCATTGTTTGTACCAGAAAGCGCATTTGAAacgttaataaaaaaattaataaattgtttaaaGGAGCCATCACTTCGTTGTGCAGATCAAGTTTATGAAGaacttattaaaattgttgataactgtaaaataaatgatatggAAAGATTTACAAACTTAAAAAGCGCAATAAATGAACAagtgaaaattttattaaaagatTGCTTACAACCAACAAAGGAAATGATCAAAAATCTTATGTTAATCGAGTTATCTTATATTAATACAAGTCATCCTGATTTTTTGAATGAacattttatgaaaaatgtatatgaCAAAGATAATGAATATGTCGAAGATTTGGAACCTGTTGTTAAAATGCACAGTAACAACAATAAAATGCCACACCATAAAAGGGATTATCacgaaaattatatgagcTCGAACGGAGTTCATAATAATGGGTATATACAATCACATCATCAAATGCATGATGGTATGCATGGAACAGTGAATGATAAAATGAACAATAATACAGGAACGAATATGAGCAATACCAATCATGCAACTATTAATCATGATGGTACATATAAAGAAGACAATAAAATctggaaaaataaagaagatTATAAAtcacataaaaataaaaatggtacAAAAATAgctaatttaaataatagagaaaatgtttttgttttacCAGTTATCcctgaaaaaataataccaGAGTGTTCATCTTCTTCTAAAGAGATTATTGAAATTGATTTAATCAAatcattaattaataattattttaacatTGTAAGGAAACATATAGCTGATGCTGTACCCAAAGCTATAATGCATTTTATGGTTAATACATCGAGAAAAACAATGCAAAAAGTTTTAATTTCAAATTTACATAACAGTGAGCTTCTTAACCTTTTTAATGAATGCTCTTCTATCAAAGTAAAAAGAAACaattgcaaaaaaaatttggaaGCCTTAAATCAAGCTATTAAAATGTTGGCAGAAATTAGGAACCAAGACATTtag
- a CDS encoding DNA repair helicase RAD25, putative: MDDPNDYVYDNISTDGLNKRSDIIYEDYYAKNVKRRKFKSSEKITEENEELPKKAKRKLKEYYEVLFDNKIINLPFSADSINVQQRGFHDYSKEMKLKKNHMNKPLWICSDGFIYLEMFNSCSKQASDFLITIAEPICRPEIIHEFQLTIFSLYAAISVGITLDELLLNLDKFSKNVLPSELVYSITKSAESFGKVKLVLRENKYYIEAKDKFELDYLLNNNIIKNARVYSTDVNNNDSKKNNMFNLNGNFMENSRGDNTGASGNVLNDEAENKKQKDAYVTYEAPVLDTAQLGFKISESEKQLMLEETKKNANDNSNENSAEVYSFEVNCDKIEEVKQEALQTMQRPLLMEYDFRRDKKNPNLNCSLKSHVQIRYYQEKALRKMFSNGRSRSGIIVLPCGVGKTLTGITAASTIKKSSLFLTTSAVAVEQWKKQFEDFTNIHPRHIRILTSDYKFDLWPINEAGVLISTYTMLAYSGKRSEQSLKIVNDIRRREWGLLVFDEVQFAPAPSFRRINDIVKSHCKLGLTATLVREDLLIRDLQWIIGPKLYEANWVELQNKGFLAKALCKEIWCSMPSSFYKYYLKSNSFIKRRLYTCNPRKLMMCEYLIKYHEQNNDKIIVFSDNIFALLHIAKTLNKPFIYGKLSPIERIAIINKFKNDSTINTILLSKVGDNAIDIPIANVVIQISFNFASRRQEAQRLGRIIRPKNRANEKKNINDPDSFFYSLVSKDTIEMCYSDKRQRFLINQGYAYNVLSDNIVDFNKLNLVYKNKKIQDNLLKCILASTDDGNNDEDDDAFDDMDFKKEPPKTNKRNSSVLSSNNDNLVRMSDSDGLLKLSTNMDITFNDKKKTTSKKFADKHILFRKFLNQNR, from the exons atgGATGATCCAAACGATTATGTATACGATAATATTAGCACAGATGGATTGAATAAAAGATcagatattatatatgaagaTTATTATGCAAAAAATGTGAAACGGCGGAAATTTAAGTCTTCCGAAAAAAT AACggaagaaaatgaagagTTACCAAAAAAGGCAAAAAGGAAACTTAAGGAATATTATGAAgttttatttgataataagataataaatttaccATTTAGTGCTGACTCAATAAATGTACAGCAAAGAGGGTTTCATGATTATAGCAAAgaaatgaaattaaaaaaaaatcatatgaACAAACCATTATGGATATGTTCAGAtggatttatatatttagaaaTGTTCAACAGTTGTAGTAAACAGGCTTCAGATTTTCTTATAACAATAGCAGAACCTATTTGTAGGCCTGAAATAATACATGAATTTCAGTTgacaattttttcattatatgcAGCTATATCTGTTGGTATAACCTTAGATGagttattattaaatttggaTAAATTTTCTAAAAACGTATTACCTAGCGAATTAGTGTATAGTATAACAAAAAGTGCTGAATCATTTGGTAAAGTAAAATTAGTATTaagagaaaataaatattatatcgAAGCTAAAGATAAATTTGAATtagattatttattaaataataatattattaaaaatgcaCGGGTATATTCAACCGATGTTAATAATAAcgattcaaaaaaaaataatatgtttaatttaaatggtAACTTTATGGAAAATAGTAGGGGTGATAACACAGGTGCTTCAGGAAATGTTTTAAACGACGAAGCGGAGAATAAGAAACAAAAAGATGCCTACGTCACATACGAGGCCCCTGTACTCGACACAGCACAGCTAG GTTTCAAAATAAGTGAAAGTGAAAAACAGCTGATGCTAGAGGAAACAAAGAAAAATGCAAATGATAACTCGAATGAGAATTCAGCAGAAGTTTATTCCTTTGAAGTAAATTGTGATAAAATAGAAGAAGTTAAACAAGAAGCATTACAAACTATGCAAAGGCCATTATTAATGGAATATGATTTTCGaagagataaaaaaaatcctaatttaaattgttcATTAAAAAGTCATGTACAAATAAGATATTATCAAGAAAAAGCATTAAGAAAAATGTTTAGTAATGGTAGAAGTAGATCAGGGATAATTGTACTACCTTGTGGTGTTGGTAAAACTTTAACTGGTATAACTGCAGCAAgcacaataaaaaaatcttCCTTATTTTTAACAACATCAGCAGTAGCTGTTGAGCAATGGAAGAAACAGTTTGAAgattttacaaatattcATCCAAGGCATATAAGAATATTAACATCAGATTATAAGTTTGATTTATGGCCAATTAATGAGGCTGGTGTATTAATATCAACATATACTATGTTGGCATATTCAGGTAAAAGAAGTGAACAaagtttaaaaattgttaatgATATAAGGAGAAGAGAATGGGGTTTATTAGTTTTTGACGAAGTGCAATTTGCCCCTGCACCATCATTTAGAAGAATTAATGATATAGTAAAGTCCCATTGTAAACTTGGGTTGACTGCTACATTAGTTAGAGAAGATTTACTTATAAGAGATTTGCAATGGATTATTGGGCCTAAGTTATATGAAGCTAATTGGGTAGAGttacaaaataaaggaTTTTTGGCAAAAGCTTTATGCAAAGAAATTTGGTGTAGTATGCCTAgttctttttataaatattatttaaaatcaaATAGCTTTATAAAACGGCGATTATATACATGCAACCCTAGAAAATTAATGATGTgtgaatatttaataaaatatcatgaacaaaataatgataaaattattgtttttagtgataatatatttgcgCTATTGCATATAGCCAAAACTTTGAATAAACCTTTTATTTATGGTAAATTGTCACCTATTGAAAGAATtgcaataataaataaatttaaaaatgattcaACGATTAATACTATTTTGTTAAGTAAAGTCGGAGATAATGCTATAGATATACCTATAGCAAATGTTGTTATACaaatatcatttaattttgctTCGAGAAGACAAGAAGCACAGAGATTAGGAAGAATTATTCGACCAAAAAATAGagcaaatgaaaaaaaaaatatcaatgATCCTGattcgtttttttattctttagTTAGTAAAGATACTATTGAAATGTGCTACTCAGATAAAAGGCAACGATTTCTTATAAACCAAGGATATGCTTATAATGTTCTTAGTGATAATATCGttgattttaataaattaaatttagtatataaaaacaaaaaaattcaagACAATTTACTTAAATGTATTTTGGCCAGTACAGATGATGGaaataatgatgaagatGATGACGCATTTGATGATATGGATTTTAAAAAGGAACCCCCCAAAACTAATAAAAGGAATAGTAGTGTTTTATCAAGTAATAATGACAATTTGGTAAGAATGTCAGATAGTGATGGACTTCTCAAGTTATCTACAAATATGGATATAACatttaatgataaaaaaaaaacaacttCGAAAAAGTTTGCAGATAAACACATTCTTTTCAGAAAATTTTTGAACCAAAACCGATAA
- a CDS encoding enhancer of rudimentary homolog, putative, with protein sequence MSAGYSDVVLLVQFSKKIESRTFVEYNSLKLALNGICQLYEQAIKENDPSVQRITYSMNDLFVYIDNIQKMTILLFHQPTWSYRLHDKKWIKQKLVEHIKDQIGQ encoded by the exons ATGAGCGCAGGTTATAGTGATGTTGTGTTATTAGTTCAGTTctcgaaaaaaatagaaagtAGAACATTTGTTGAATATAACTCATTAAAATTGGCCTTAAATG GAATTTGCCAATTATATGAACAAgcaataaaagaaaatgaccCTTCAGTACAAAGAATAACATATAGCATGAATGATTTGTTTGTGTATATTGATAACATCCAAAAAATGACGATATTATT aTTTCATCAGCCCACTTGGTCATATAGACTTCATGacaaaaaatggataaaacaaaaattggTTGAACATATTAAAGACCAGATTGGACAATAA
- a CDS encoding antigen UB05, putative, which yields MGSHIQPSRFLDSAILSLFAMVISASFLYMFSEFYLLAFESKLFDNKTFEYNLTHILLFTLCIILLSLKPDYSFCKLSSRESRRYQGKEESSRMDDADRSQRDKKK from the exons ATGGGATCTCATATTCAGCCATCACGATTTTTAGATa GTGCTATACTATCGTTATTTGCCATGGTAATTTCGGCATCTTTCCTTTATATGTTTTCagaattttatttgttagCATTTGAATCTAAATTGTTTGACAACAAA ACATTCGAATACAACTTAACCCATATTTTACTCTTTACCCtatgtataattttacTTAGCCTTAA acCTGACTATAGCTTCTGCAAACTTAGCTCAAGGGAATCTAGAAGATACCAAGGAAAAGAAGAATCATCTAGAATGGATGATGCTGACAGATCTCAAagagacaaaaaaaaataa
- a CDS encoding GDP dissociation inhibitor, putative codes for MDDKNNKVFNCDVLICGTSLLNSLLSVYFSLKGYKVINIDKNNYYGDVNCSLSFNQFQDEKNNLHNFYEEYFPFYKINNSHEGSEKEKGKTQKEKLDEIIKSYFQINNNKFNIDINPKILYNESDIVNLLLNLNAHTYIGFVGMQHFYLSHTNDEHKENVLNTNDNKNQHSGDQTNNENQSDLIILKIPLNKSQVFLDPNLTLIEKRMIMNFIYKHIIHDKNYTFSRFSNYNFIKTENTLHDSQSSINNSYGNNNPDDTNKNCVNNETLKREINEKEAGNSNMDDKTKEHDENINILDYLKAYKITDKLTDYIIYGIGLFEFEIEKTNEKNISEYYLNGFTKEKKFIMNKREFMQRLHILINSLNKFKLQNLFENAFIYPSYGLNDIIFSMSRVSCLNNAIYMINRNIKNINYSKFYTQNNPIEINNKYNDNSLPTLLQINEVILDNGYVIKPKFVISSGSNINFHEIKKFLFSSHKKKINSNSNKYDNINNCSNNKIRTQMVTSRLIVLSTYSFLGKDGVSFFIHKDKNNKYKKQTNSHNIHTNVHILQLDYSSGSCPPGFFLTYFTYLEIIEEHKITNNKSIDLFNNNKNQTNDKKNDAHTDNHKPLNYLLLFDVLKLFIKKSKGTSNSYVDQYLSAKNAYNDGDYGIVKKISDYFSNDFVNNNHCAHEFTKLESAKNEEKKETMNCTSPYQQDGVNNIYDSYSQNSKTVENTENQQNENKQNENEQNKSNEFFLNSFNDLLKTEGIIYCAYYEYKPIIYRKDTIKLINNNIELYKKIFENVEKSITNAHNNIEFLEKRQSTLNYSSEDEKKNVHADNENNDLNINNKENMKQNISCNDLNKKNDYQLDENTKICNLLFTNDIHNYPIYPLIEDVSTFFYIINKFNDNFNQPDYYQTTYDTFANMIETYFNNKINKV; via the coding sequence atggatgataaaaataataaagtttTCAATTGTGATGTTTTAATATGTGGTACCAGTTTATTGAATAGCTTATTGTCAGTTTATTTCTCCCTAAAAGGTTATAAAGTAATAAacattgataaaaataattactaTGGTGATGTCAATTGTTCTTTGAGTTTCAATCAATTTcaagatgaaaaaaataacctTCATAACTTTTACGAGgaatattttcctttttataaaataaataatagccACGAAGGAagtgaaaaagaaaaggggaaaacacaaaaagagaaattggacgaaattattaaaagttattttcaaataaataacaataaatttAACATTGATATTAAtccaaaaatattatataatgaaagtgatattgttaatttacttttaaatttaaatgcgCATACCTATATTGGTTTTGTAGGAATgcaacatttttatttatcacACACAAATGATGAACACAAGGAAAATGTTCTTAAtacaaatgataataaaaaccaACATTCTGGTGACCAGACAAACAATGAAAACCAATCggatttaataatattaaaaatccCACTAAATAAATCACAAGTTTTTTTAGATCCAAATCTAACTCTTATTGAAAAACGAATGATaatgaattttatatacaaacaCATTATAcatgataaaaattacaCATTTTCACGATTTTCaaattacaattttataaaaacagAAAACACTCTACACGACAGCCAATCatcaataaataatagttaTGGAAACAATAATCCCGatgatacaaataaaaattgtgtaAACAATGAAACATTAAAACgggaaataaatgaaaaagaagctggaaatagtaatatggatgataaaacaaaagaacacgatgaaaatataaatatattagatTACTTAAAGGCATACAAAATAACAGATAAATTAActgattatattatttatggaataggattatttgaatttgaaatagaaaaaactaatgaaaaaaatatatccgAATATTACTTAAATGGATttacaaaagaaaaaaaatttattatgaataaaaGAGAATTTATGCAACGattgcatatattaataaactcgttaaacaaatttaaattacaAAACTTGTTCGAAAATGCTTTCATTTATCCATCATATGGATTGaatgatattatattttcgaTGTCAAGAGTGTCATGCCTAAATAATGccatatatatgattaaCAGAAAcatcaaaaatattaattactCAAAGTTTTACACACAAAACAATCCTAtcgaaataaataataaatataatgataacTCTTTACCAACtttattacaaataaatgaagTCATTCTTGATAATGGATATGTTATCAAACCGAAGTTTGTTATATCATCTGGAtctaatataaatttccatgaaataaaaaaattccttttttcgtcacacaaaaaaaaaattaatagcaatagtaataaatatgacaATATTAACAACtgtagtaataataaaattcgTACCCAAATGGTAACAAGTCGACTAATTGTTTTAAGTACCTACTCATTTCTTGGAAAAGATGGTGTATCATTTTTCATacataaagataaaaataataaatataagaaaCAAACAAATTCTCATAACATCCATACCaatgtgcatatattgCAATTAGACTATAGTAGTGGTTCATGTCCTCCaggattttttttaacatattttacttATCTAGAAATTATAGAGGaacataaaataacaaataacAAGTCCATCGACttgtttaataataataagaatCAAACAaacgataaaaaaaatgatgcaCACACAGATAATCACAAAccattaaattatttgcttttatttgatgtattaaaattattcataaaaaaatcaaaaggAACTTCCAATTCATATGTAGATCAATATTTATCAGctaaaaatgcatataacGATGGTGATTATGGaattgtgaaaaaaatcaGTGACTATTTTAGCAACGActttgtaaataataatcattGTGCACATGAGTTTACAAAACTTGAAAGTGCAAAAAacgaagaaaaaaaagaaacaatGAATTGTACTTCGCCATATCAACAAGATggtgtaaataatatttatgacTCTTATTCACAAAATAGCAAAACTGTAGAAAACACAGAGAAccaacaaaatgaaaacaaacaaaatgaaaacgaacaaaataaaagcaATGAATTTTTCTTAAATTCTTTTAATGACTTATTGAAAACGGAAGGCATTATTTATTGTGCATATTATGAATACAAACCTATAATATACAGGAAAGATactattaaattaattaataataatatagagctatataaaaagatatttgaaaatgtagaaaaaaGCATTACAAATGCTCATAACAACATCGAATTTCTCGAAAAAAGACAATCCACACTAAATTATTCAAGTGaggatgaaaaaaaaaatgtacatgcagataatgaaaacaacgatttaaatattaataataaggaaaacatgaaacaaaatatatcgTGTAATGacttaaataaaaaaaatgattatcaacttgatgaaaatacaaaaatttgCAACTTACTGTTTACTAAtgatatacataattaCCCTATATATCCTCTCATTGAAGATGTttctacttttttttatattattaataaatttaatgataattttaatcAACCTGATTATTATCAAACAACATATGATACATTTGCTAATATGATagaaacatattttaataataagaTAAATAAAGTTTAA